The Vicia villosa cultivar HV-30 ecotype Madison, WI linkage group LG1, Vvil1.0, whole genome shotgun sequence genome includes a region encoding these proteins:
- the LOC131623837 gene encoding uncharacterized protein LOC131623837, with translation MTATCGPIFKLLRKDQGVVWTEDCQKAFDSIKEYLLEPPILIPPVEGRPLIMYLTVLEESMGCMLGQQDETGKKEHAIYYLSKKFTDCESRYSMLEKTCCALAWASKRLRQYMINNTTWLISKMDPIKYVFEKPALTGRIARWQMLLSEYDIEYRAQKAVKGSILADHLAHQPINEYQSLKLDFPDEDVLYLKMKDCDEPLPEEGPEPGSRWGLIFDGAVNAFGNGIGAVIITPKGTHIPFSARLLFECTNNIAEYEACIMGLEEAIDLRIKILDIYGDSALVINQIKDKWETYHPGLIPYRDYARRLLTFFNKVELHHIPRDQNRMADALATLSSMFKVNHWNDMPIVRITRLERPAYVFATEAVIDDKPWFHDIKRFLQTQEYPLGASNKDKKTLRRLSGSFFLNGDVLYKRNFDMVLLRCVDRHE, from the coding sequence atgactgctacttgtgggccaattttcaagcttctccgcaaagatcaaggggttgtatggactgaagattgccagaaagcgtttgacagtatcaaagagtacctgttagaaccaccaatattgattcctccggttgaaggaagaccactaatcatgtaccttaccgtgttggaagaatccatgggttgtatgcttgggcaacaagatgaaactggtaagaaggagcatgccatctattacttgagtaagaaattcacagactgtgagtctcgttactccatgctcgaaaaaacatgttgtgctttggcttgggcttcaaaacgtctccgccaatacatgatcaacaatactacttggttaatctccaaaatggatccgatcaagtatgtctttgaaaagcctgccttaacaggaaggattgcccgatggcaaatgctgttatctgagtatgacattgagtaccgtgctcaaaaagcggtcaaaggaagcattctcgccgatcacttggcgcatcaaccaattaatgaatatcaatctctcaagcttgactttcctgatgaagatgtcttgtacttgaagatgaaagattgtgatgaaccgttacctgaagaaggtcctgagcctggatcaagatggggcctaatttttgatggagcagtaaacgcttttggcaatggaattggggcagtcatcatcactcccaagggtactcatatcccgttctccgccagattgttgtttgagtgcaccaacaacatcgcagaatatgaagcttgtatcatgggtctcgaagaagccattgacttaaggatcaagatcctcgacatatatggagattcagccctcgtgatcaaccaaatcaaagacaagtgggaaacttaccaccctggcttgattccttacagagattatgcaagacgtctgttgactttcttcaacaaggttgaattgcatcatatacctcgagatcagaatcgaatggcagacgccttggccactctatcttccatgttcaaagtcaatcattggaacgatatgcctatagtcagaattacgcgccttgaaaggcccgcctatgtgtttgcaactgaagcagtcatcgatgataaaccgtggttccatgacatcaaacgcttccttcaaactcaagagtacccacttggggcatcaaacaaagataagaaaactctaaggagactttctggcagtttcttcctgaacggagatgtgctatacaaaagaaatttcgacatggttttgctcagatgcgtggacagacacgaa